A single genomic interval of Pyrobaculum arsenaticum DSM 13514 harbors:
- a CDS encoding ABC transporter substrate-binding protein has translation MQLSKEFLVASAAFALSIIALAIAVQALGQLSSSLISLKADVTDKLNILEKKVGELQQQLSISTSELRGSLQSEISGVNKTLSELRQEVTLLRRVASMPSGQVSVKYASFYLAYEGGAYLLKDSMGRRVLLLPRGIEAPLASYLEAKYRPDLVVIYPVERAVFMAATQVAMVYRLYNETGDPRFLRSIAGIMWGRDYEWYLPEVKAMLQNGTIKDVGSAYSPNYEAILALKPDVVFVYFSPGPYGTEAVIQRLQQLGVPYVVVNEFNERSPLGRFEWVKAVAAFFNATDKAVAVFNKVEARWDQLASLAADLDRPRVAWFIIYQGILYPAGPAVRELIRLAGGRYAYANYSRVDLEVVLKHRNDVDVLIWSGYGVSKIEDIVKIEPRLKELRPVVTGRVYAYSPAFYQLSNAYPERVLEELVSIIHPEISPPGRLTLFIQLQ, from the coding sequence ATGCAGTTGTCAAAAGAGTTCCTGGTAGCGTCGGCGGCATTTGCGCTTTCGATTATTGCTTTGGCAATAGCGGTACAGGCCTTGGGGCAGTTATCATCGTCGCTAATCTCTCTCAAGGCAGATGTCACCGACAAGTTAAATATCCTGGAGAAAAAGGTGGGAGAGCTTCAGCAACAGTTAAGCATATCCACGAGCGAACTCAGAGGTTCTCTTCAGAGCGAAATCTCCGGCGTTAACAAAACTTTGTCTGAGCTTAGGCAGGAAGTGACGCTTCTTAGGCGTGTGGCGTCTATGCCCTCTGGCCAAGTGTCTGTCAAATACGCCAGCTTTTACCTGGCTTACGAGGGCGGGGCCTACCTTCTTAAGGACTCCATGGGACGGAGAGTTTTGCTACTGCCACGGGGGATTGAAGCGCCTCTTGCCTCGTATCTAGAAGCGAAGTATAGACCCGACCTCGTTGTGATTTACCCAGTAGAGAGGGCTGTTTTTATGGCCGCTACCCAAGTTGCCATGGTCTACCGGCTGTATAACGAGACTGGGGACCCGCGCTTCTTGAGGTCAATCGCCGGCATTATGTGGGGCAGGGACTACGAGTGGTATCTCCCCGAGGTTAAGGCCATGCTCCAAAACGGCACTATAAAAGACGTCGGATCTGCCTATTCTCCAAACTACGAGGCCATATTGGCCCTGAAGCCCGATGTTGTCTTCGTATACTTCTCCCCCGGCCCCTACGGCACAGAGGCCGTAATTCAAAGGCTTCAACAGCTGGGCGTCCCCTACGTCGTCGTGAATGAGTTCAACGAGAGGAGCCCCCTGGGGAGGTTCGAATGGGTCAAGGCAGTAGCCGCGTTTTTCAACGCGACGGACAAGGCAGTTGCGGTATTCAACAAGGTGGAGGCGAGGTGGGACCAGCTGGCGTCCTTAGCCGCGGATTTAGACAGGCCGAGGGTGGCGTGGTTTATCATATACCAAGGCATTCTATACCCCGCAGGTCCGGCGGTAAGGGAGCTAATAAGACTGGCGGGGGGCAGATACGCCTATGCCAACTACAGCCGGGTTGACCTCGAAGTCGTGTTGAAGCACAGAAACGACGTTGACGTGCTCATATGGTCGGGTTACGGCGTGTCAAAGATAGAGGACATAGTGAAGATAGAGCCGAGACTCAAGGAACTTAGGCCAGTCGTGACTGGCAGGGTGTACGCATACAGCCCCGCCTTTTACCAGCTGTCCAACGCCTACCCAGAGCGCGTCCTTGAAGAGCTCGTGTCGATAATACACCCCGAGATCTCTCCGCCGGGTAGGCTAACGCTCTTCATCCAGTTGCAGTGA
- a CDS encoding FecCD family ABC transporter permease, which produces MKLLVALAALLFLLELFSGPAGLDPYVIQEVRLPRAMGAVATGLMLALAGLLLQTAIRNPLADPYVLGVSGVAQLAALASYVGWRLAGVPYVGYFAGSLAGATVATALLAYLARRAEPLVVVMTGVLMAFVSYSATQLLLLILPPEELGFIYVGLQGSFAAYPAGVLGYGILAAAMALWLIAYLNARHIAVLAHGEDVAAGLGADVKRASLIALLVSSIAVGFTVASVGPVGFIGLLAPHMARWLAGRYRFDKVMWIAAGLGPILALVADLAVKALPRETPVGTVLTLVGAPAAAYLMWRHVGKIRG; this is translated from the coding sequence GTGAAGCTTCTCGTAGCTCTTGCGGCTCTTCTTTTTTTACTGGAATTATTCAGTGGACCCGCCGGCCTTGACCCCTACGTAATCCAAGAGGTGAGACTTCCCAGAGCCATGGGGGCAGTCGCGACGGGGCTTATGCTGGCCCTAGCGGGGCTCCTCCTCCAGACAGCAATTAGGAACCCGTTAGCGGATCCGTATGTGTTAGGGGTAAGCGGCGTAGCTCAGCTCGCCGCCTTGGCCTCCTACGTGGGTTGGCGGCTGGCTGGGGTTCCTTACGTAGGCTACTTCGCGGGGTCCCTTGCAGGTGCTACAGTAGCCACGGCGCTTTTGGCATATTTGGCCAGGAGGGCGGAACCCCTAGTCGTCGTGATGACAGGCGTCCTAATGGCCTTCGTTTCGTACTCAGCTACACAGCTACTCCTCCTAATCCTCCCCCCAGAGGAGCTCGGTTTCATATATGTAGGGCTTCAAGGCTCCTTCGCCGCATACCCCGCCGGGGTGTTGGGCTACGGGATACTTGCCGCCGCTATGGCCCTCTGGTTAATCGCATACCTGAATGCCAGACACATAGCCGTGTTGGCACATGGTGAAGACGTTGCGGCAGGGCTCGGCGCAGACGTGAAGAGGGCAAGTCTAATAGCACTCCTCGTCTCCTCAATAGCAGTGGGCTTTACCGTGGCATCTGTGGGCCCCGTAGGCTTCATAGGCTTGCTAGCCCCCCACATGGCCCGGTGGCTCGCTGGGAGATACCGGTTCGATAAAGTTATGTGGATAGCGGCTGGCCTGGGCCCTATCCTCGCCCTAGTTGCCGACCTAGCGGTAAAGGCGCTACCCAGGGAAACTCCGGTGGGGACTGTGCTGACGCTGGTGGGGGCCCCCGCGGCGGCCTACTTGATGTGGCGCCATGTTGGTAAAATTCGAGGTTGA
- a CDS encoding ABC transporter ATP-binding protein — MLVKFEVEKRLGDFLLSAAGELAEGLRCIVGPNGSGKTTLMKILAGLMKPDKGHVSMFGVRSVVYISDLPSPPDVLGIDVLAAGRTRFSKKPISEEEEETLLKYAELLGVAQLARRRWGTLSGGERQRLVVAAALAAEADFLLLDEPLSNLHGDWRKRVMETLRNYARQRIVVVTTHHGDVLDCCAEILAMREGKLMWRGPPSEYTWPIDGKCDV; from the coding sequence ATGTTGGTAAAATTCGAGGTTGAGAAGAGGCTGGGGGACTTCCTTCTCAGCGCTGCAGGAGAGCTGGCCGAGGGGCTCCGTTGCATTGTGGGGCCCAACGGCTCTGGGAAGACCACCTTGATGAAGATATTGGCTGGGCTAATGAAACCAGACAAGGGACATGTAAGCATGTTCGGAGTAAGAAGTGTCGTATACATTAGCGACTTACCATCGCCGCCTGATGTGTTAGGAATAGACGTCTTGGCCGCCGGCAGGACTAGGTTTTCAAAAAAGCCCATATCAGAAGAGGAGGAAGAAACCCTCTTGAAATACGCAGAACTCCTCGGAGTAGCACAACTAGCGAGAAGACGCTGGGGCACCCTAAGTGGAGGCGAGAGACAGAGACTAGTAGTGGCGGCAGCCCTAGCCGCAGAGGCCGATTTTCTACTTCTTGATGAGCCCCTCTCCAACCTACACGGCGATTGGAGAAAAAGAGTAATGGAAACACTGAGGAACTACGCAAGGCAGAGAATTGTAGTCGTTACCACACACCACGGGGACGTACTAGATTGCTGCGCCGAAATTTTGGCCATGAGAGAAGGAAAACTCATGTGGAGGGGGCCACCGAGCGAATACACGTGGCCAATTGACGGGAAATGCGACGTGTAA